Proteins encoded by one window of Candidatus Neomarinimicrobiota bacterium:
- the folB gene encoding dihydroneopterin aldolase, giving the protein MGKIRLNNMLFYGYHGVDESEQDRGGTFEVDLELRASLADAATSDSLKRTIDYSEVYQTVHDCLTDKRFFLLETLAGHIANSILEKYQVDSVQVNVRKRHAPVKGVMGSVEVEIERDRHSS; this is encoded by the coding sequence ATGGGCAAAATCAGACTTAACAACATGTTATTCTATGGATATCATGGAGTAGACGAATCTGAGCAGGATAGAGGTGGGACGTTCGAAGTCGACTTGGAACTGCGTGCCAGTCTGGCCGACGCGGCGACCTCTGACAGTCTCAAAAGAACAATCGACTATTCCGAAGTCTATCAAACCGTCCATGATTGCTTGACGGACAAGAGGTTTTTTCTTCTCGAAACGCTGGCCGGCCACATTGCCAATTCTATCCTCGAAAAGTACCAGGTGGACAGTGTGCAGGTGAACGTACGGAAGCGTCACGCACCCGTAAAAGGTGTGATGGGCAGTGTGGAGGTCGAGATTGAAAGAGACCGTCACAGCTCCTGA
- the groL gene encoding chaperonin GroEL (60 kDa chaperone family; promotes refolding of misfolded polypeptides especially under stressful conditions; forms two stacked rings of heptamers to form a barrel-shaped 14mer; ends can be capped by GroES; misfolded proteins enter the barrel where they are refolded when GroES binds), which translates to MAKQIEFGSDARRALKRGVDKLAKAVRVTLGPKGRNVVLEKKFGAPTSTKDGVTVAKEIELEDPLENMGAQMLREVASKTSDVAGDGTTTATVIAQAIVTEGMRNVAAGANPMDIKRGIDAAVKVVVEGLKEQSLDLPGKQEITQVASISANNDPEIGKHIADAMEKVGKDGVITVEEAKAMETTVEVVEGMQFDRGYVSPYFVTDSESMEVVLEDVHILIHDKKISTMKDLLPILEKSAQAGKSLLAIAEDIEGEALATLVVNKLRGTLKVAAVKAPGFGDRRKAMLQDIAVLTGGTVISEEQGYKLENATLAYLGSAKRIVIDKDNATIISGAGDKDMIKARINEIKVQIEKTTSDYDKEKLQERLAKLSGGVAVLNVGAATEVEMKEKKARVEDALHATRAAVEEGIIPGGGVALLRTLNKLDKIKVPGEQQVGVEIVRRALEEPLRWIAANAGHESSIVVQEVMKGKGDYGFDAQNEKYGKLLEAGIVDPTKVARVAVENAASIAGLLLTTEALVAEIPEEEPKVPPMPPGGDMY; encoded by the coding sequence ATGGCGAAACAAATTGAATTCGGTTCAGATGCGAGAAGGGCATTGAAAAGAGGCGTTGACAAGCTGGCGAAGGCGGTAAGAGTTACACTTGGGCCCAAGGGTCGAAATGTGGTTCTGGAAAAGAAATTCGGTGCCCCGACCTCAACGAAGGATGGGGTAACGGTTGCGAAAGAGATCGAGCTTGAAGACCCTCTTGAGAATATGGGAGCTCAGATGCTTCGTGAGGTGGCGTCGAAAACGTCGGATGTGGCGGGTGACGGTACCACGACCGCGACCGTCATTGCCCAGGCCATTGTTACCGAAGGAATGAGGAATGTCGCAGCGGGGGCCAATCCCATGGACATCAAGCGTGGTATCGATGCGGCGGTAAAAGTTGTGGTGGAAGGACTCAAGGAGCAAAGTCTGGATCTTCCCGGAAAGCAGGAGATAACCCAGGTGGCGTCCATTTCCGCGAACAATGATCCTGAGATTGGCAAACATATTGCCGACGCAATGGAAAAAGTTGGTAAGGACGGAGTTATCACTGTGGAAGAAGCAAAGGCGATGGAAACAACAGTTGAGGTGGTTGAAGGGATGCAATTCGACCGCGGGTACGTGTCGCCTTACTTTGTAACCGATTCCGAGTCGATGGAGGTGGTCCTGGAGGATGTTCACATTCTTATCCATGATAAGAAAATCAGTACCATGAAAGACCTCCTACCGATCCTCGAAAAATCCGCCCAGGCAGGCAAGAGTCTTCTGGCAATCGCAGAAGATATCGAGGGGGAGGCCCTGGCCACTCTCGTTGTCAATAAATTGAGAGGCACTTTGAAAGTTGCCGCAGTGAAAGCGCCCGGATTCGGGGATCGAAGAAAGGCGATGCTGCAGGACATAGCGGTTCTTACGGGTGGCACGGTCATTTCCGAGGAACAGGGCTACAAGCTCGAGAACGCGACTCTCGCGTACCTCGGATCTGCGAAACGCATCGTGATCGATAAGGATAACGCTACCATCATCTCCGGTGCCGGTGACAAAGACATGATTAAGGCCCGCATCAACGAAATCAAGGTACAGATTGAAAAAACCACGTCGGACTATGACAAGGAGAAGCTGCAGGAGCGTCTCGCTAAGCTATCCGGTGGGGTGGCAGTACTGAATGTGGGCGCGGCCACGGAAGTGGAGATGAAGGAGAAGAAGGCCCGTGTCGAGGATGCCCTGCATGCCACAAGAGCGGCCGTGGAAGAAGGGATTATTCCCGGTGGTGGTGTAGCTTTGCTTCGGACTCTGAATAAACTGGATAAGATAAAAGTTCCTGGCGAGCAGCAGGTGGGAGTCGAGATCGTCCGCCGGGCTCTCGAGGAACCGCTCCGGTGGATTGCGGCGAATGCGGGTCACGAATCTTCCATTGTCGTTCAAGAAGTGATGAAGGGGAAGGGTGACTACGGTTTTGACGCCCAGAATGAGAAGTACGGAAAGTTGCTCGAGGCAGGAATCGTCGATCCGACGAAGGTGGCTCGGGTGGCGGTTGAAAATGCTGCCTCAATCGCCGGATTGCTGCTTACGACTGAAGCTCTGGTGGCTGAGATACCTGAGGAGGAACCTAAAGTACCACCCATGCCACCAGGGGGTGACATGTACTAA
- a CDS encoding co-chaperone GroES, whose translation MALKIKPLSDRVVVQPAEPEEISAGGIILPDTAQEKPQQGTVVAVGPGKYSDAGTLIEMTLKKGAKILYGKYSGTEVTIDNTEYSIMRESDVLAIL comes from the coding sequence ATGGCACTGAAGATTAAGCCCTTATCAGACAGAGTAGTTGTTCAGCCCGCCGAACCCGAGGAAATCTCCGCAGGTGGTATTATTCTTCCGGACACCGCGCAGGAAAAGCCTCAACAGGGAACCGTGGTTGCCGTGGGTCCAGGAAAATACAGTGATGCAGGTACGTTGATTGAGATGACGCTCAAGAAAGGTGCCAAGATTCTTTACGGCAAGTATTCCGGGACTGAGGTCACTATTGACAACACAGAATACAGTATCATGCGAGAGAGTGACGTTCTCGCTATCTTATGA
- a CDS encoding dUTP diphosphatase, with the protein MHLKMKAFSRRVEEMYRKHGHFHPGDAGLDLFVVEQTTFLPGETKPVRFHIACESEKGEPYLLVPRSSISKTPLRMSNSVGIVDSGYRGELIAYCDNIKNISYTLKPGQRLFQLVSMTGSPVEFEIVDELSSTSRGEGGFGSTGE; encoded by the coding sequence ATGCATCTGAAGATGAAAGCCTTTTCGCGTCGCGTGGAAGAGATGTACCGAAAACATGGTCATTTCCATCCGGGGGATGCCGGTCTCGACCTTTTCGTTGTTGAACAAACAACGTTCCTTCCCGGCGAAACAAAGCCGGTCCGCTTCCACATTGCCTGCGAATCGGAGAAAGGAGAACCGTATCTTTTGGTGCCCCGGTCGAGTATCTCGAAAACACCGCTGAGAATGTCGAACTCCGTGGGTATAGTCGACAGCGGGTACCGGGGAGAGCTCATCGCATATTGTGACAATATCAAGAACATATCGTACACCCTGAAACCTGGTCAGCGTCTTTTCCAGCTTGTTTCCATGACAGGCTCCCCCGTGGAATTTGAGATTGTAGACGAACTCAGTTCCACCAGCCGGGGAGAAGGTGGATTCGGCAGTACCGGGGAGTAA
- a CDS encoding amino acid permease, with translation MHTESPRRIINAFDAASIVTGSMIGSGVFLLAGYAASPVSGGVSFMLAWVFGGLMALWGTATTAELATKFPHTGGDFLYLRRVYGRYPAFLYGWMSLAIFQSGSIGILAVFSARYALEIIPFLKSADTSAESLASFIIVFYTLLHSLRVTVGARFQSVLTLLKAVGILLLGYVLFTATGEVKPGAGSPFEPASPMGGFARALVPIFFAYSGWNAVGYVAGEVKNPGRALPIAFIAGTVTTLVLYLFVNGAFLSAMGIDAMRGDPMVPLSALRSVSTRGWELFLTALIFVSVFSSLSVAVQVGARVVQSMGEHGVFFKKVAHVQPTLGTPVVALVLQGVWSIVLIHLLDLEKLVDSTTVVMVLFSALTISTVFRARKMEEIDTKHKRDRFQTPAYPWIPIAYIISCLFISVGVIQFYLSQRSFLPFLGFLFVASGTVVFLIWRKVVGE, from the coding sequence TTGCACACCGAATCTCCCAGGCGCATCATAAATGCTTTCGATGCCGCGTCTATTGTGACCGGGAGCATGATCGGCTCGGGTGTTTTTCTCCTCGCCGGGTATGCCGCCTCCCCCGTCTCCGGAGGCGTCTCATTCATGCTCGCCTGGGTCTTTGGAGGACTCATGGCATTGTGGGGGACTGCCACCACGGCGGAGCTGGCAACGAAGTTTCCTCACACAGGGGGCGATTTTCTCTATCTTCGCCGTGTTTACGGACGATATCCAGCTTTCCTTTATGGATGGATGAGTCTTGCGATTTTTCAGAGCGGTTCCATTGGCATTCTTGCCGTGTTTTCCGCAAGGTACGCCCTTGAAATTATCCCCTTCCTGAAATCGGCAGATACGTCTGCAGAATCTCTTGCGTCATTCATCATCGTTTTCTACACCCTTCTCCACAGTCTCAGAGTAACCGTGGGAGCGCGTTTTCAGTCGGTATTGACTCTACTGAAGGCGGTAGGCATTCTGCTTCTGGGCTATGTTCTTTTCACCGCCACCGGTGAAGTGAAACCGGGAGCGGGATCTCCTTTCGAACCGGCATCGCCCATGGGAGGATTTGCTAGGGCTCTCGTTCCCATCTTTTTTGCGTACAGTGGCTGGAATGCCGTGGGTTACGTGGCGGGAGAAGTGAAAAACCCCGGTAGAGCCCTGCCCATAGCATTCATTGCTGGAACCGTCACAACTCTGGTGCTCTATCTTTTTGTTAACGGTGCATTTCTCTCTGCGATGGGAATCGATGCCATGCGCGGTGATCCCATGGTACCCTTGTCGGCATTGAGGTCGGTTTCGACCCGGGGCTGGGAACTATTCCTCACTGCGCTCATATTCGTGAGTGTTTTCAGTTCGCTGTCGGTTGCCGTGCAAGTGGGCGCCCGGGTTGTGCAGTCTATGGGAGAACATGGTGTCTTTTTCAAAAAAGTGGCACACGTTCAACCGACCCTCGGCACTCCTGTCGTAGCTCTGGTCCTCCAGGGAGTGTGGAGCATTGTACTTATTCATCTACTGGACCTCGAAAAACTTGTAGATTCGACCACTGTTGTCATGGTGCTATTTTCCGCACTGACCATTTCCACGGTATTCAGGGCACGCAAAATGGAAGAGATTGATACGAAACACAAGAGGGACCGGTTTCAGACCCCGGCCTACCCATGGATTCCCATTGCGTACATCATAAGCTGCCTGTTTATTTCTGTTGGCGTTATTCAGTTTTATCTTTCCCAGAGAAGCTTTTTGCCTTTCTTGGGATTTCTGTTCGTGGCGTCGGGCACCGTTGTCTTCCTGATATGGAGAAAGGTGGTGGGAGAATAG
- a CDS encoding mechanosensitive ion channel family protein — protein sequence MLSQLEGVTKYLIPSGIILGSLILGWLFRTYVHRRLITLAQRTRWRGDDIILKAVQSSVLLWLLLGGFYLAMENSPLSPQLVRTLQTVVATLIILSVTLAVSRIAVGLLQLYSESTGGALPSTSMFANLARIIVIAIGFLILFQTLGVSITPLLTALGIGGLAISLALKDTLSDFFAGLHILLSGKLKPGDIVALESGERGTVENISWRDTNIRDREDNLIIIPNSRVSTALITNFDVPAKEMAVRVICGISYDSDLEHAERVTLDVAKEVMENVPGGVPGSEPGMRFTSFGESSIDFRVSLRATDYAGRHAVVHEFIKRLHTRFKEEGINIPFPIRTIYQQNAK from the coding sequence GTGCTGTCTCAGTTAGAAGGTGTCACCAAATATCTGATCCCGTCGGGGATTATTTTAGGCAGCCTGATCTTGGGCTGGCTTTTTCGAACATACGTCCACCGTCGTTTAATAACCCTGGCGCAGCGGACGAGGTGGAGAGGCGACGATATTATCCTGAAAGCCGTGCAGTCATCCGTACTGCTCTGGCTACTTTTGGGTGGATTCTATCTCGCGATGGAGAATTCTCCTCTATCCCCTCAACTTGTCCGCACACTCCAGACCGTTGTGGCTACCCTGATAATCCTGTCAGTTACTCTCGCCGTGTCGAGGATTGCGGTGGGGTTGTTGCAGCTCTACTCGGAAAGTACGGGTGGTGCCCTGCCATCCACCAGCATGTTTGCCAATCTGGCCCGGATCATTGTTATTGCAATCGGCTTCTTGATTCTATTCCAGACTTTGGGAGTGTCCATTACACCGCTGTTAACGGCACTGGGCATTGGGGGCCTCGCCATTTCCCTCGCCCTGAAGGATACCCTTTCGGATTTCTTCGCGGGCCTGCACATACTCCTTTCCGGAAAATTGAAGCCCGGAGACATAGTGGCCCTTGAGAGTGGGGAGAGGGGGACCGTAGAAAATATTTCCTGGAGGGACACCAACATTCGAGACCGGGAGGACAATCTTATCATTATTCCAAACTCACGCGTGTCCACGGCCCTCATAACCAACTTCGACGTACCAGCTAAAGAAATGGCCGTGAGGGTAATCTGCGGTATCAGTTATGACAGCGATCTAGAACACGCGGAACGTGTCACCCTCGATGTTGCGAAGGAAGTGATGGAGAACGTCCCCGGTGGCGTTCCTGGATCGGAACCGGGCATGAGGTTCACCAGTTTCGGGGAGTCAAGTATCGATTTTCGCGTCTCGCTGAGGGCCACTGACTATGCGGGTCGACACGCCGTCGTTCATGAATTCATAAAACGCCTTCATACACGGTTCAAGGAGGAAGGGATCAATATCCCCTTTCCCATCCGAACCATCTACCAACAAAACGCTAAGTAG
- a CDS encoding YifB family Mg chelatase-like AAA ATPase, producing the protein MHAKVLSSAILGIDAYRVEIEANLTASPIPKFTTVGLPEGAVKESKERVVTAIKNSGFRFPSKKTIVNLAPADIRKEGSAFDLPIAIGILAALGEVEGTYLENLWLLGELSLDGLLRPVRGALPIAISAAQKGVSGLIVPEENAKEAAVADGIKVAGAKSLKQVVEVLNGTSSIVHTQIDLKELFRASLRYDVDFEDVRGQEQVKRALEVSAAGGHNAILIGPPGSGKTMLSKRLPTILPHLTLDEALETTKIHSVAGVLSKDTGLIATRPFRSPHHTISDAGLIGGGTIPKPGEVSLAHHGILFLDELAEFKRNVLEVMRQPMENREVTISRAAVSVSYPSNFQLVAAMNPCPCGYATDPNNECSCTPQMIQKYMGRISGPLFDRIDLHVEVPTVSFSELSEKPAGEKSEAIRERVERAREIQLDRFKAIDGKYCNAHMESKEIRRFCRIDSPGKKLLKSAMEKLGLSARAYDRILKMGRTIADLESKPEIEPSHLAEAIQYRSLDRQMWVLDYEA; encoded by the coding sequence ATGCACGCAAAGGTCCTCTCAAGTGCGATCCTCGGAATAGACGCCTACAGGGTGGAGATCGAGGCGAATTTAACCGCTTCTCCCATACCGAAATTCACCACCGTGGGTCTGCCGGAAGGCGCGGTGAAGGAAAGCAAGGAACGGGTCGTAACGGCCATTAAGAATTCAGGGTTTCGATTTCCAAGTAAGAAAACCATCGTTAATCTGGCCCCTGCCGACATCCGGAAGGAAGGGAGCGCATTCGATCTTCCCATCGCCATTGGTATACTGGCCGCTCTTGGAGAGGTGGAGGGGACCTATCTGGAAAACCTGTGGCTTCTGGGGGAACTTTCCCTCGACGGACTGTTGCGACCAGTGCGGGGTGCCCTCCCTATCGCCATTTCTGCCGCACAGAAGGGTGTGAGTGGCCTGATTGTACCGGAGGAGAATGCCAAGGAAGCTGCCGTAGCCGACGGGATTAAAGTAGCCGGTGCGAAATCACTTAAACAAGTGGTTGAGGTGTTAAATGGAACTTCTTCTATTGTTCACACTCAGATCGATCTGAAGGAACTATTCAGGGCAAGCCTGCGATACGATGTCGATTTTGAGGATGTGAGGGGACAGGAGCAAGTGAAGCGGGCTCTCGAGGTATCGGCGGCAGGAGGCCACAATGCCATTTTGATCGGACCTCCGGGTTCGGGAAAGACCATGCTGTCCAAGCGGCTGCCGACCATCCTTCCTCATCTCACGCTCGATGAGGCGCTGGAAACGACGAAGATCCATTCGGTGGCGGGAGTTCTTTCGAAAGATACGGGATTGATTGCGACGCGCCCCTTCCGGTCACCCCACCACACCATCAGTGATGCGGGACTTATTGGTGGGGGAACCATACCAAAGCCCGGTGAAGTAAGCCTGGCTCATCACGGAATCCTCTTTCTCGATGAACTTGCGGAGTTCAAGAGAAATGTTCTGGAAGTCATGCGTCAGCCCATGGAAAACAGGGAGGTGACCATTTCCAGGGCGGCTGTGTCGGTGAGCTATCCGTCAAATTTCCAGCTTGTGGCTGCGATGAACCCATGTCCCTGCGGTTATGCCACAGATCCCAACAACGAGTGCTCCTGCACACCCCAGATGATTCAGAAGTACATGGGGCGCATCTCGGGTCCGTTGTTCGACAGGATCGATCTTCACGTCGAGGTACCTACCGTTTCCTTTTCAGAGCTGTCCGAGAAGCCCGCCGGTGAAAAATCTGAAGCAATTCGAGAACGAGTGGAACGAGCACGGGAGATTCAATTGGACAGGTTCAAAGCTATCGATGGAAAATACTGCAATGCTCACATGGAGAGTAAGGAGATTCGCCGATTCTGTCGAATCGACAGCCCAGGGAAGAAACTGCTGAAATCGGCTATGGAAAAGCTCGGTCTTTCTGCTCGCGCCTACGATCGAATCCTGAAGATGGGCAGAACGATTGCTGATCTGGAAAGCAAACCGGAAATCGAGCCATCGCACCTGGCCGAAGCCATTCAGTACCGGAGCCTGGACAGGCAGATGTGGGTACTGGACTACGAAGCCTGA
- the ispG gene encoding flavodoxin-dependent (E)-4-hydroxy-3-methylbut-2-enyl-diphosphate synthase, whose translation MDFTKQIQRRETRQVKVGDVPIGGGAPISVQSMTTSKTHDVTATLKEIDRLEEAGCQIIRVTVPDERAAKALPEIRKRMNVPLVADIHFNYRMALAAADAGADKIRINPGNIGKRDRVEAVLDKVKSVGLPIRIGVNAGSLEKDLLEKYGYPTPRAMVESAERHIRICKEFDFEDIVVSLKSSDVRLMVESYRLFSIMYDYPLHLGVTEAGPSRSGTIKSSVGLGTLLADGIGDTIRVSLTDDPVEEVRVGFEVLKSLGLASRGVTIIACPTCGRLEVDLFRIAAEMEDKLKDVKTPLSLALMGCAVNGPGEAAHADIGIAFGTGGGLIYQNGKKLGKVDESNVIDRLIEMIDNGIAENPK comes from the coding sequence ATGGACTTCACAAAACAGATTCAGCGCAGAGAGACGCGTCAGGTGAAAGTGGGAGACGTTCCCATCGGGGGAGGTGCCCCCATTTCGGTTCAATCCATGACCACTTCGAAGACGCACGATGTCACGGCAACGCTTAAGGAGATTGATCGGTTGGAGGAGGCAGGATGCCAGATTATTCGCGTAACCGTTCCCGACGAAAGAGCCGCCAAAGCTCTTCCCGAGATCAGAAAGCGGATGAACGTACCGCTGGTTGCTGACATTCATTTCAACTACCGCATGGCGCTGGCGGCGGCGGATGCAGGGGCGGACAAGATCAGGATCAATCCCGGAAATATTGGGAAACGGGACCGTGTAGAAGCTGTCCTGGACAAGGTGAAAAGTGTGGGACTTCCTATCCGGATTGGTGTGAATGCTGGCAGCCTGGAGAAAGATCTCCTGGAAAAGTACGGATATCCGACCCCCCGTGCCATGGTGGAAAGTGCAGAACGACACATTCGGATCTGTAAGGAATTCGACTTTGAGGATATTGTTGTTTCTTTGAAATCTTCTGACGTCAGGCTCATGGTTGAGTCTTACCGTCTCTTTTCCATCATGTACGATTATCCTCTGCACCTGGGTGTCACGGAAGCGGGACCGTCCCGTAGCGGTACCATCAAGTCTTCGGTGGGACTTGGAACGCTTCTGGCAGACGGCATCGGAGACACCATTCGGGTTAGTTTGACCGATGATCCCGTGGAGGAGGTCAGGGTCGGTTTTGAAGTTCTCAAATCTCTCGGTCTTGCCAGTCGTGGTGTCACCATCATTGCGTGCCCCACCTGCGGGCGTCTGGAGGTAGACCTTTTCAGGATTGCTGCAGAAATGGAAGACAAATTGAAGGATGTGAAAACGCCCTTGTCGCTGGCTCTCATGGGATGTGCGGTGAATGGTCCGGGTGAAGCCGCGCACGCGGATATTGGTATTGCCTTTGGCACAGGGGGAGGCCTCATCTATCAGAACGGGAAGAAACTTGGAAAGGTGGATGAATCCAACGTTATCGATCGACTGATAGAAATGATCGATAACGGAATTGCCGAGAATCCGAAATAG
- a CDS encoding tetratricopeptide repeat protein, with protein sequence MNRPLRFLVHLLIVGIYGTVLPETNSSIDVSSSFSQSSSNQRTTKSTRESPSSAQKSRKSRSQESSKKKSASQESSSSKTVSRARAYFNRAKKKLKAKNYEGALQDFQRSEKLHPNKTTKSYIAKLGPIVKKRAAARPEKSVASAERPAKSERGARQGGSVPVQPKSIYEVSDNIYRLTHELDNLVERMGKAQQTLKPLDRGRRVKEEGERLERAEKRATDEPGDGHTQRELALAYERKGFYAKAKDIYLRLIATDPTNSDYHFYLGSLFSRMGQSQNARFAYEEALEISPDHRATLDALSYLADDADGGDMARELIQKASHLEPEGPAHLMKEVREQLSSGSFQDAISLVEEARQRFPSNSVFPFLQGQAHEATGDLENAKKSYRLSMTLNRIDSSPAMALADLYFDQGNYLYAAVTYESALTSNPRDTDLRFKQGLSYFRAFEWGKASSAWEDLLRYAPGHQEVRNLLPQVYYVLSLEYNRNGFSDLSRRSFANALAVNPRSEEWIEGALKTAGEYYRGSGLFRNALGAYQDAIDIDPSDAENYTGLGVTYWYMGEREMAVAAWQKSLNLQPEDNSARGWLILANRGPGS encoded by the coding sequence ATGAATCGGCCACTGCGTTTTCTGGTCCATCTACTCATTGTTGGCATCTACGGGACGGTGCTTCCGGAGACTAATTCTTCGATCGATGTTTCTTCTTCATTTTCACAATCTTCCTCGAATCAGCGTACGACGAAATCAACCCGGGAAAGTCCTTCCAGTGCTCAGAAATCAAGAAAATCCCGGTCACAGGAGTCATCAAAAAAGAAAAGTGCCAGCCAGGAATCATCATCCTCCAAAACAGTTTCTCGCGCAAGAGCGTACTTTAATAGAGCCAAGAAGAAATTAAAAGCCAAGAATTACGAAGGCGCCTTGCAAGATTTTCAGAGGTCAGAAAAGCTTCATCCCAACAAAACTACGAAGTCGTACATAGCGAAACTCGGTCCCATTGTCAAAAAAAGAGCCGCGGCCCGGCCAGAAAAGTCTGTGGCATCAGCCGAGCGGCCCGCCAAGAGTGAGCGTGGAGCCCGTCAGGGCGGATCCGTGCCTGTTCAACCCAAAAGTATCTACGAAGTTTCTGACAATATCTACAGGCTAACCCATGAGCTTGATAATCTTGTGGAAAGAATGGGAAAGGCACAACAAACGTTGAAACCTCTGGACCGGGGCCGGCGCGTGAAAGAAGAGGGAGAAAGGCTGGAAAGAGCGGAAAAGAGGGCCACGGACGAACCCGGCGACGGACATACGCAGAGGGAATTGGCCCTGGCATACGAGCGGAAAGGGTTCTACGCCAAGGCGAAGGATATTTATCTGCGGCTCATTGCTACCGATCCAACGAACTCGGATTACCACTTCTATCTGGGATCGCTGTTTTCAAGAATGGGCCAATCCCAGAATGCCAGATTCGCTTACGAAGAGGCATTGGAGATAAGTCCTGATCACAGGGCGACCCTCGATGCTCTGTCCTATTTGGCCGATGACGCAGACGGCGGTGACATGGCAAGGGAGTTGATTCAAAAGGCTTCCCATCTTGAACCTGAAGGACCTGCCCACCTTATGAAGGAGGTAAGAGAGCAATTGAGTTCCGGGTCATTCCAGGATGCCATTTCACTGGTGGAGGAGGCGAGACAGCGATTCCCTTCGAATTCTGTGTTTCCTTTCTTACAGGGTCAAGCTCATGAGGCGACGGGAGATCTGGAGAATGCCAAGAAGTCTTACAGGTTGAGCATGACTCTGAACAGAATCGATTCTTCGCCGGCTATGGCCCTTGCCGACCTCTACTTCGATCAGGGAAACTATCTTTACGCGGCGGTCACTTACGAGAGCGCTCTAACCTCCAATCCCAGGGATACAGATCTCAGGTTCAAACAGGGCCTCAGTTATTTCAGGGCTTTCGAATGGGGCAAGGCTTCCTCGGCCTGGGAGGATCTTTTGCGCTACGCTCCGGGTCATCAAGAGGTCCGCAACCTTCTGCCCCAGGTATATTACGTTTTGAGTCTTGAGTACAACAGAAATGGTTTCTCAGATTTGAGCCGACGTTCTTTCGCCAACGCGCTGGCGGTGAACCCAAGATCCGAAGAATGGATTGAGGGGGCTCTCAAGACTGCTGGCGAATACTATCGTGGAAGCGGTCTCTTCAGGAATGCACTGGGCGCCTACCAGGATGCCATCGATATTGATCCGTCAGATGCGGAAAACTATACCGGCCTCGGTGTCACGTATTGGTATATGGGAGAAAGGGAGATGGCCGTTGCTGCCTGGCAGAAGAGCCTTAATCTCCAGCCCGAGGACAACAGTGCCCGGGGGTGGCTTATACTGGCCAACCGCGGCCCGGGGTCCTGA